GAGAGGgtgaaaaatagcatttattctgGTCATTTATAGCATTCAAATATTTACTTGTAGcatttttatagcatttattaCCAATATTATAGAATTTTATAAGCGCTTCTCCAACCACAGGGACATAATTTTTCCTCAGTGTAGATGCTTGGGGTATGTCCCCAGAACCAGGAATGTACTTGATGTATTTCCTTACAACTGGATCATCAATTTTTCTAAGAGGGATATTAGCCTTGAGAAACATTTTCACAGTCTCTTCAATAAATTCCTTTTTCTCAATTTTTGCTCTTTTTTTGGTTATGCAGTATTGTTGGTAATGTTGCATGTTGTTTCCTGTCATCTTGCTCAGAAAATTGCTTGAGTCTGTCAATGTGCCCCgatgttttaatatgtttttccgACGTATCCTTTTTCTCCCAGTTGATGCGAAGGTTGCACGGCTTGCACATCAAAATATTCGTATCGCTAACATAAAAATGATGGCCCTTATAATCCGATGCGCGCGAATGTACAGAAACGGACACCTAAAAACAATTACTGTATGGTAAAATGTGAGCACTTTATCAAAAATCCGCACAAACTACACTTTGTTGACAAACAGCGTAAAAACCAACGGTAAAAACAAAGCAAAGGTTTACTGCACCGCATAGATAAGCTGCACCGTATGTGTACTGTAGAAAATGGCGCTACAGAAATACATAGAGATCGTCAATCGATATATCGAACGACGTAGTACCGTTGCCTACGAGATTCAACGACACTACTCGTACGCAGTAACTTCGATAATTTCATAGAGAGAATGTACCGCGgccatattttatttctctccaaTTGTTTGTAAAGTTGTTGACAATGCCGAAAAAAGTGTTGGCAGCAATTCTTTGGCAACATGGTGGCGTGGTTTGTTTCTAGAGTAAATATTAGGGTTTGATTACATGTAcgtgaaaaattaacattaaaaatgtcaaattttccatgagaaattattgtaaaatgtattttttatgttagttttgcCCGGCAAAGTGTTTACGAGAAGTTTTTAGTGTCAATTCGCAGGAATATGGGATTTTCGCATTTAATCGCAAGTAATTAACGAGTCGCATTAATTCGCGGctatatcgtttttacgatttttCACCCTCTCTATACATGAGTTTACCCTCATTGCACATGTCAAACATGAATCTATTTTAGTGAGGATTCCTTGATAGGTTCCTTCTAGTACAATATCTCGTCATCACTGGTATAAACCCAATTATTGGTGGTATAATCCTCTAATTGTTTGAGACAAGTCGAACTTTAGCTACTCACTCGACTCGGCTCAAGTTTTTGAGCCTTGATCCATCCCTTCTTTTTCTACTTTAAAAACATATCCAAGAAAAACCATGCTCATTTAATAACCAGCCGAATGCTTAACAAACACAGCTCAGGAAACAAACGTGAAGGCCCGACTCACATATGAAGATTACGACCACAGCTGCTATCATGACCCAGAGCCAGCACTTCCAGGCTCGCCGACTGTGCTCTCCCAGGCGATCAGACGCCACCTTCAGCTTGTCCAGGTTATTGTCCGCCTGCTGTGACGACTTCTGGACAGTCTGCAAGCAGTCGCCACTTAGCAGCGGGTCCCCACGAACACTTGTCATCTTGCGTCACAACACTTTTACATCAGCCCATTACAAAATTATAGTTACCTTAGTTTTTAACACTACCATTACGACTTGAGTACAGTTTATCTTTATAATACAAAAAGAGGTGATTTGTTACTAATTTAAGGGCTGCTGCGAAAagagaaaatgtttgaaaatggTATATTTCAGCTTATGTTCTATGGTTATTCCAAAAATGGCATTTATGATTTATATGATGCTAACGTAATCAATCCTGTATgccattttatagtattttaaacaTAGAGAACttatctaaccaaccattcaaaatgtaaaataacagaaaattacttaaaattctgTAAGGCTGTTTGATAGAACTATcaataggggcatgtatttttcactAAATTTTCAGACCACTCGAACTGCAGAATGCCCATGCTTGCGATTGTTTCCTTGAAGTTGGCAGCCATctgtaagagaagccattgccctaatTGGCTGGGCCATTCTTAACAAGTTTGCTTTTACAATGAATAGCTTTGATTGGTGTGCTGAAATTAACCCACCCAACCATGATACAGAGGCAATACTACaaatttttaacacacagcggtctggaaaacattttgcaaaaatcgcatctctaactataaaagaTAAAAAAGGAAACTTGAAAAATCATCAGAATTTGTTTTTAGATATCACCCACGCTTAATATCTTAAatatttactgtgttttatcacataatagtcaaaatttggagaaaacaAATTTTGACATAAAAGTTGATTATTTTTGTCTTGTTGTTAGATTCCCAACACTTTGTATAGGTAGTTTTCCCGCATAAAACAATGTAtattaaagttgaaatctaatattcaatcTGATTTTACAgctcacttatttaattaacagaaatacgaagttgtctaaTGTGTACatgttcttttaaagacattttcaaacattataacctttatctgttcttcGCCGCTGTGTACTGCTtatgaaaatgtagccagcgctagttagcatcattcatgtttggttatattGCTGTCCATATAGAGTGTGCGCACAATGTcaaatatcgatattgatagctCACCAATTGCATGCAGCATGCTTGCTGTCtagtgccaagttaactacatttgataaccCACACTCGGGTCACGGTTTTCTTTTTTCTATTTACagttgaaaaaaatgtttgttgcattatttattcatttaaattgtttggcatgcttttgtagattctactttataaataaatgtactttccatgaataggttttgtttttatgaataactttacctaacagaAAAATGCTTTTTTTGCATAAGAATTGAAACCCTCCGAATTGAAACCCTCCTTTTtcaacttgattttagtataaaatgtgagaCGATTATGAAATAAAACACAGTACTGTTCGTTAAAATATCTAATTGGATAAGCATATGTAATGATCCAATGTTAAACTTTGTCCAGTAAAGCTTCAACACAGATGTATGGTATATACACGGCTTGACAGTCGAGATGAAGACAGTGTCTGTGATCTTCGAAATATACACGCCtttacagtaatttttaataaatgtaaaagaGTATGCACATAAAACAAGAGGGAAATTAGTTACATAGCTTTTAACAGACACACCAGTGCACCTGATCCATCAGCGTACAGGTTAATCTTTATTTACTTAAAGGAACACACTTAGGTATTTCATTAATGAACATTCTCTTTTGAACAGTAAAGCATTTTTCTGTTGAGCATGGCTTGTTCAACAAATTCATTGTCACATTTTTGCTCTTATATCTAAACTTATAATATACTGGTATCATTTAAACTGAGATaacccaataaaaaaataaaatttggttttacttcaacttcaaaacatttattaacaaaaaataactaaaactgTTACCTTTTCTACGTACGCCAGTAAATCTAGGCTATCGActatatttttacttcaaattcATGGCAATGTCCTAGCGAAATGCTAAAGATAAAGAGAATACCTCAGTGTCCTTCTTGATGATGGTGTTTGCGAGCTGCGACTGCTCCTTCAAGTTGCGAGCCAGCAGTAGCATGTCCTCCGCTATCTTCTCCTGCATGGAGTGGTGGTACTTGAGCAGCACATCCAGATCCTCGGTGGAGGCCTTCCCTTTTCTCTGCCGGACATTATCCTCCGACTCTTGGGCTGTGCGAGAACACGATACTGCTACCTCCAATTCGTTACTACTTCAGCTTCACTCGGCGCTCACACAGAACAAGTACTTACCATATGTCCATGGGCTGACACAATTATTATAACCATCAAAAATGAATTTACAAATTACAACAATAACTGAAAAATCACTACTGGCTGCCTAATGAACTTCCAAAGTGTTTCCTGAGAAAAACGCAGCTCACCCTTTCCACTGTTGAACAACTGGCCTCTGAGTTCTCTGCTGTACTTGGCAGTAGTTTTCTGGTGTATCTCTTTAGAGGCGGTGTCCGTGCTGGTGGCCGGACCGTGCGACAACATCTGGGCCGCCACCACCTTCTCTGCCAGCGACGGCTGGTTCAAGACCACACGCAATACCCATCACATCACCAGTCTCCGCACTCCACGCACTCCTGCCAGTGCAGTACGCACCACCATTGCCTTTTCAAAGTTAAGAAATTAGTTACAAGTATTGCATATGAATACCACCATCTTTCCTCCCAGATAAAATAAATTGCACAGTTAGATAAATCAATGGATAAAATGctcaatttatattaatatttcatcCAATCTcaccacaaatgaaaaaaaaaaacaagagagtattttgatgtttatttatTACACATGATGCATGTATCGTTCCAACTGTTAACAAATGTTAACAAATTGAATGCAAGATGATCTTGACTACATGGTGATCTTGCATTGTTCTATTTCACGAGTTCACGGCTATCACGGAAAACTAAAAGTTTGCTGCCAAccccattgaaaaaaaaaatgcaaaggaaAGATGAAAACACTGTTTATGTAGGCATACTGAAATTGTCTTAGTCCACTTAGTAGGTACAAGAGAAAAATATACCTTACCCAAAATGGGCTTCTATTTAAGTACATTGGCTAAATATCCTCCAGAAGCATAAATAACTTACAAGTTTATTTGTTTCAATTAGCCTTTTAAGGAAGGTCACTCTCCTGACGTACTCTGACATTGTATCCTTTTCTGGTTTGCTGCAAAACACAAACTAGTTTATAACACTTTggttatattaaattacaaatatagtTAGCATTGTATTAATATCTAGATACTACATACCTTGGAAGTTTCTGAAGATCTGCCACCATTTCATCCAGTGAAccaacatactaaaaaaaaaacaaattgaattgATTCATTTAGCATGCAGTTCTTAGAGAGAAACTACTCATGCAGTGGTTCATTTCAACAACAAACCAAACAATCACGTAACAAGAACAagtaaatctatactaataatgaAACTGTTCTAGTCAAGAAGTCTATACATTGGACGAAATGAAGAAAAATCTATTGGAAATGCCTATTTACAATACGTACTGAGAattcaaaaataaagtttttaaaatttttgtctgtttgtttgagcATCAATTGAAAACCTTGATGAATTTTGATGAACTATTTTTTATTAGGaaggtctttggctaacttaaaaactaggctattaattaataattacagaattccagCCCTAGGGGGTAAAAAAGGGGTGAACATGGTTTTAAGATAGTTAATTATaactctgaaactaatcaagctaaaGAAAAGATATTGGGTACGGCACCAATAATTAACATTCAAAatcatccaaaaaaaattttaatttttggaaaaacAACTCTTAAGGGGTAAAAAAGGAGTAAGAATGTCTTAaagctaaataatatttttgaacataaatgatattgggtaccaataataaaaatacatatacaagcaaccacaatttatttttaattttagaaattcaacccctaaggggtgaaaaaaggtaggtatgtttttaagattaataattatgcatgcaaatataattaagggcagtaaattattttgggtacgaataataaatatataataactaccaaccacaatttttaatttttctgaaattataaacgtaaggggtgaaaaaggggtaagtttTTAAGattgttaattatatttctgaattataataaaagtaataaattaaatgGGGTGcctataataaacatacaaaaattatcaACCACAATTAATAAATTTTGCGAAATGCAACCATAAGGGGTGATCaaaataaatatggttttaagattaataacatctccaaataaaattaagcattataaatttttttggtaccaataataaacataagaaaactaccaaccacaagtttaatattttgtgaaattcaacatCTAAagggtgaaaaagaggtaaatattgattgaagataattaattatatctcctaGGCTAACTCAGAATAACAAAAGATACAAgggataaataataaaaattagaaatctACCAAccataattttactattttgcaAAATGCAACCCCTAAGAGTTGAAAAAAGGTaagtaagaatttaaaattaataattatatttctgaattaaataattaaattaagcctaataaattattttgggtatcaataataaaaatacgaaaattacCAACCACAAATTTACCAGTTGCGAAATTCAAACCCTAAGGTTTTTTAAAGGGGtaggtgtgtttttaaaataaaaaccagcACTTCAAattcagttagaaaaaaaaacacacacacacacacaacacttgTATTTCGAGTTATGTATtgcttatttttgcatttattaaaatttggctTTTAGGGGAGTGAAAATGGGGTGTCttcgtttatttttaaaaaaaattctctaaaactaattaaataagaTGTAAAAtgatggtaaaaataataaaatattaaattattaatttacttgTTTGCAAGATTTCGCCCCTAAGGGCTGTAAAGAGGTTAAGTTTGGCTCAAAGAAGAAAATGCATGTTTCCGAATCTACTAGTTCTAATGGTTAGAAATAAAGAATGAACTCTAAGcatataaagttaaaaattttatcttttagGTTTTCTGGACTTCTTCTTTTAAGGTTTGTGAAAAgagagtaagttatgttttatcataaaaaaattcaaaaatccaTAGAAAACAAAGCTAGAATAAAGAATTTTagcataaataacgtaaataattaattaagtaattttaatttttttttatattctacccTAAAAGCAGTGAAACAGGCTCATGTTAGTTcttatagtaataaatcatatatctAAGATAAaggtaagaaactgagcaagaataacatacaatattattatttaacatcATGTTTTAAAGTTTACCATTTTTCTGTATCCGAGACCACATAaggtttttttactataaaagttCTTGAAGACAATCAAGAAGGCTCCAAGTTATgttgtatgatttataaacatgcaaaatctacccACATATTTTTACAACATGCTGaagttatacattttaaaaggtgaaatattgtaaatatagatttaacattaaaaaatatcttctTATCAAGTAAACTTTATTTACTTAAGTTGttggaaatgataaataaatatacccTCAGCTAACTTCTTTTATTCaactttttttagtaatatttccTCATTTAAAACTGGggttagtattatttttaaaaattaaataaataaataaatatatatatatatatatatatatatatatatatatatatatatatatatatatatatatatgaaatccattaaatcagtattggctggataaattaaaacataatataaatataagtttattataattattttagaattcaatcagcagtaaaaaaaaaaaaaaaaaaaaacagggtgaGTTTGGTCTTTGTTTGGTTAacagatattgccatatttatttacttctGAACTTTTACATTAGCATCCCTGTGAGAAAAGAGAAGAggggtgaaatttttttttggattttattCAAGTAATATTAAGCAAACTGAGAATCAACTAATACTttgtataataaatttaatattatactctttaattcaaataatgATGTGATTGTATCTTATATCCTTAAATAATgcgaggtatttgtaataaggtgaaattatatATTCTAAGCATAGCTTTAACCATAGTAATTGAAAGTGTTAGTGTAAAACTATGGTACAACcatagttaaaatgaaataagtGATTATTTAACAATTCTTTAAAATTGTTTACCTCATGAAATCaaaaggaggtaagtgtgatttcatcaaggtaaaatcagatacttgatcTATACTAAAAATTCACAAGGCCTACGCGTACCAATTTAAAAAGAATCATTCTTAAATAGTTTTGTTACGAAATAAATCTTTTATGCACCTGACagttgtattatatttttatttagtaaaaatttttgaaattaatcacatacttttctttgaATGGTAAGATTTTAGAAATAGGCCTACTCTGaaataacgcgagcgaagccacgATTTTTAAGCTTAGACATTCTATAAAACAAGTTTGAAGAATAGGTACATTAAAGTCTGGCAGTGCCTATGCTATACAACAACACACTGCAGTAAATGTTTCCCACTGCAAGCTAAAAGCTAAAGAATATTCTTAACCTTTGCAACGTGGTAGTTGAACAATTTAATACATTTGCACCCAATTGTAATGTTACATGCACACACCCATACGCAACCACATGCACCCAtgcgcacacaaacacacatattcTAAGGTGaccagaaattaatttttatatatatatatatatatatatatatatatatatatatatataaattgctcAACAAAAATATACAAGAGACTAACATGAGTAGCAAGCATTAGcgtcccatattttttttatacaaacattgTTAAATACATATTCAAACAGACCTTCTCTAATCTCCAGTTGTTTTGTTGATCATCTTTGGCAAGTTGTTCACACTGGGACAGTAATCGTCGAAAATTTATTTCTAGTCTTGACATCCCCATGGCTTCCGAGTATAACGGAGCCGTTCACCTGACGAGATGAAAATGAAAATTTGCATAACAGCTTGTATTTTAATCATTTACTACTTAAGTACTTCacttacaaaataaattcaaaagtcTGAGTTTATAATTCACCTACTGTGTGAACTTTGGtattaagattacaaaaaaaaaaaaattcaatgactACATACCATGATATAACATACGTAGAGTACATCTCAGCTAATCTGAGAATTTTGGAATTAACTTCTTACTGTAATTTGTGTCaaatatagtaaaaaataataataataataattgagtgTCTTGCACTTGATtcacataacaaaaattaaaaattatacttaaaactTGCTTGAACTAAAAGAATACACTTCAAAAAGAATTTAAATGTGTTCAGAATGGCTAGAATTCATTAAATGTTGCTAATACagcttatttgtaaaattttaccgGCTAAACATTCACACACTTTTCTAATGAAcacatacacaaaataaaaatacttcttAACTCAAAACTAGTTTCTAGTTAAAATATAAGTAGTTAAATCAACCCAGCAGAGGTGctaattaatgtttaattttatgactCAGAAACAATCCTCcattataaagaaattaattgagattttttttgttcGGATACCCTATACACACCATATTCATTTTCTTGAGATTAAAAGTATACACGATATGTAGACAAATGAACAGTCAGAAAAAAGATttacagcattttttttatatagaatttctgtaaataaaatcagtgagaaaactttaattttatccATACCATTTTTTCTGCCATAAACAAAGTGATATTTATTACATCACACTCAGATTTCAACCTCATGtgacaaaaaataattgcaaattcTGCACACCAGCATTGCAGCAAACTAACACTAAACCCAAATGCTATAAACATTGTGAACAGTTATTGGGTCAGCAATagaggaaaattttttgtataaCCATTTCATTTATTGCCCTCGTACCTAGACCACCTGTTTAAGTTATAAGccacaattattatttcaaatgcATACTATACTAGTGAGATAATTAAGTGTAAGACACTAGAAAGCaatgactgaaaaaaaattaaaaattaaggggTTTTGGGTGATGCTAGCTTGATGAACTATCCTTTAAAAGTGCATGTTTAAGTTCAATTTTGcatcccatttttattttaaaactgtgcAATTATGCTTCCTGAAATACAAATAGCATTTTCATGGGGGGCACATCCATCTTTCTGCAGGATTTTCTCCGTTCctactgtttagttatttaaatgaGGAATATATTACAAAAGATACACGGGTGGACCTTCACAAT
This genomic window from Bacillus rossius redtenbacheri isolate Brsri chromosome 6, Brsri_v3, whole genome shotgun sequence contains:
- the LOC134532944 gene encoding vesicle transport protein USE1, whose amino-acid sequence is MGMSRLEINFRRLLSQCEQLAKDDQQNNWRLEKYVGSLDEMVADLQKLPSKPEKDTMSEYVRRVTFLKRLIETNKLPSLAEKVVAAQMLSHGPATSTDTASKEIHQKTTAKYSRELRGQLFNSGKAQESEDNVRQRKGKASTEDLDVLLKYHHSMQEKIAEDMLLLARNLKEQSQLANTIIKKDTETVQKSSQQADNNLDKLKVASDRLGEHSRRAWKCWLWVMIAAVVVIFIYTVLFMKLFKKSK